A genomic window from Fibrobacter sp. includes:
- a CDS encoding PASTA domain-containing protein: VLALYLDNSEQGLLKKEIPYCVGRDLRDAINMINFNGIKPYAVGAGMVRRQSPPAGAAIEAVKACTLYCSFDG; encoded by the coding sequence GTATTAGCCCTTTATCTTGATAACAGTGAGCAGGGATTATTAAAAAAAGAGATCCCTTACTGTGTCGGAAGAGATTTACGTGATGCTATTAACATGATAAATTTTAACGGAATCAAACCTTATGCGGTAGGGGCCGGAATGGTTCGCAGGCAGAGTCCACCTGCCGGAGCAGCAATAGAAGCGGTGAAAGCTTGTACTTTGTACTGCTCATTTGATGGATGA
- a CDS encoding UDP-N-acetylmuramoyl-L-alanyl-D-glutamate--2,6-diaminopimelate ligase — protein sequence MLNRILEKAGLEILTRGGSGDPFITDICYDSRKVSEGSLYIAIPGTKVHGDSFINEALSRGALAVISQNPQTKLSVPWIQVKNPRLAPGKLGAALWNVDLNKTSVIGITGTNGKTTTAHLFEKLLQQRFQSSKVWMFGTIDYHINGQCHSADHTTPEALDIFRFIGNSSSAPDGLVMEVSSHSLALDRIAGLCYDCAVWTNLTQDHLDFHNDMESYYQAKKRLFTEYIKPDGCSVISIDDSFGKRLADEIRPGRCITFGQSEDAQVRIKSWHCDWNGSRVEILCDGWCRTFESCLRGFFNVYNMSAMIAGGIGLGYTLDQISDALLGITTVPGRMERVSLDAPFTVIVDYAHTPDALKNILSTARPLTEGSLICVFGCGGDRDKSKRPIMGSAVAEYADQAIVTSDNPRSERPQKIIDDIVTGIPLDFPHICIADRREAIEAALNRAEKGDCIVIAGKGHEDYQEVNGVRHHFNDKEVVTELFNSMRNS from the coding sequence ATGTTGAACAGAATTCTTGAAAAAGCAGGTCTTGAGATACTGACACGCGGGGGCAGTGGTGATCCTTTTATCACTGATATTTGTTATGATTCCCGGAAAGTCAGTGAGGGATCTCTTTATATTGCCATACCTGGAACCAAGGTTCATGGCGACAGCTTCATCAATGAGGCCCTTTCCAGAGGGGCATTGGCAGTAATCTCTCAAAATCCACAGACAAAGCTTTCGGTTCCCTGGATTCAGGTGAAAAATCCAAGGCTTGCTCCAGGAAAACTTGGTGCAGCGCTATGGAATGTTGATCTTAATAAAACCAGTGTCATAGGAATCACTGGGACAAACGGGAAAACCACCACCGCCCATCTTTTTGAAAAGCTGCTTCAGCAGCGTTTTCAGAGTAGTAAAGTCTGGATGTTTGGGACTATAGATTATCACATTAATGGTCAGTGTCACTCTGCAGATCATACCACTCCGGAAGCTCTCGATATATTCCGTTTTATTGGCAATTCTTCAAGTGCACCTGATGGACTTGTGATGGAGGTGTCATCTCATTCTCTGGCTCTGGACAGAATCGCAGGTCTCTGTTACGATTGTGCAGTGTGGACTAATCTTACTCAGGATCATCTTGATTTCCATAATGATATGGAATCCTATTACCAGGCAAAGAAGCGACTGTTTACAGAATACATCAAACCAGATGGCTGTTCGGTGATAAGCATTGATGATTCTTTTGGCAAAAGGCTGGCAGATGAGATAAGACCTGGGCGATGTATAACTTTTGGACAATCTGAAGATGCGCAGGTCAGGATAAAATCATGGCATTGTGATTGGAACGGTTCCAGAGTGGAAATCTTATGTGATGGCTGGTGCCGGACTTTTGAATCATGCCTGAGAGGTTTTTTCAATGTGTATAACATGTCTGCCATGATCGCCGGGGGCATTGGACTTGGTTATACACTGGATCAGATTTCAGATGCACTTCTTGGTATAACGACAGTGCCAGGAAGAATGGAAAGAGTATCTCTCGATGCACCATTTACAGTGATTGTAGATTATGCCCATACTCCGGATGCACTGAAAAACATATTAAGTACTGCCCGTCCGCTTACTGAAGGCAGCCTGATCTGTGTATTCGGATGCGGAGGTGATCGTGATAAAAGTAAACGCCCGATTATGGGAAGTGCTGTTGCAGAATACGCTGACCAGGCAATAGTTACATCAGATAATCCGCGTTCGGAAAGACCTCAAAAGATAATCGACGATATAGTTACTGGTATACCTCTGGACTTCCCTCATATCTGCATAGCTGATCGTCGTGAAGCAATAGAAGCAGCTCTGAACAGGGCTGAAAAAGGCGATTGCATAGTAATTGCCGGTAAAGGTCATGAGGATTATCAGGAAGTCAATGGGGTAAGGCATCATTTTAATGATAAAGAAGTAGTTACAGAATTATTTAACAGTATGAGGAATAGTTGA